The Nomia melanderi isolate GNS246 chromosome 7, iyNomMela1, whole genome shotgun sequence genome includes a window with the following:
- the LOC116424226 gene encoding mpv17-like protein 2 isoform X1, with product MVMSGHRTINIIFKKINDIKTQLFSPKYLLYTNVAISISLSATGDVLEQHYEILKGEWDKFSTKRTKNMAISGMSVGIICHYWYKYLDVKLPGRTIDIVLKKVVIDQLICSPLYITMFFLTLAILEKNSWSELKNEIISKAYKLYIAEWIIWPPAQIFNFYFLPTKYRVLYDNTISLGYDVYTSQVKHGCSNSNLKNS from the exons GTTATGAGTGGGCATAggactataaatattatttttaaaaagataaatgatatcaaaactcaattattttcaccaaaatatttactttatacaaATGTAGCTATATCTATTTCTCTTTCTGCTACGGGAGATGTATTGGAACaacattatgaaatattaaag GGTGAGTGGGATAAATTTAGTACAAAGAGAACTAAAAACATGGCTATATCTGGTATGTCGGTTGGTATAATATGTCATTATTGGTACAAATATTTAGATGTCAAATTACCAGGGCGTACAATTGACATTGTTTTGAAAAAAGTTGTTATTGACCAATTAATTTGTTCTCCACTTTATATAACAAtgtttttcttaacactagCCATTTTAGAAAAAAATAGTTGGTCTGAATTAAAAAATGAGATTATCAGCAAAGCTTATAAATTGTACATAGCTGAATGGATTATTTGGCCCCCagcacaaatttttaatttctatttcctaCCAACAAAATATAGAGTTCTTTATGATAATACTATATCTCTTGGATATGATGTTTATACCAGTCAAGTGAAACATGGTTGTTCAAattccaatttaaaaaatagttaa
- the LOC116424226 gene encoding mpv17-like protein 2 isoform X2 gives MSGHRTINIIFKKINDIKTQLFSPKYLLYTNVAISISLSATGDVLEQHYEILKGEWDKFSTKRTKNMAISGMSVGIICHYWYKYLDVKLPGRTIDIVLKKVVIDQLICSPLYITMFFLTLAILEKNSWSELKNEIISKAYKLYIAEWIIWPPAQIFNFYFLPTKYRVLYDNTISLGYDVYTSQVKHGCSNSNLKNS, from the exons ATGAGTGGGCATAggactataaatattatttttaaaaagataaatgatatcaaaactcaattattttcaccaaaatatttactttatacaaATGTAGCTATATCTATTTCTCTTTCTGCTACGGGAGATGTATTGGAACaacattatgaaatattaaag GGTGAGTGGGATAAATTTAGTACAAAGAGAACTAAAAACATGGCTATATCTGGTATGTCGGTTGGTATAATATGTCATTATTGGTACAAATATTTAGATGTCAAATTACCAGGGCGTACAATTGACATTGTTTTGAAAAAAGTTGTTATTGACCAATTAATTTGTTCTCCACTTTATATAACAAtgtttttcttaacactagCCATTTTAGAAAAAAATAGTTGGTCTGAATTAAAAAATGAGATTATCAGCAAAGCTTATAAATTGTACATAGCTGAATGGATTATTTGGCCCCCagcacaaatttttaatttctatttcctaCCAACAAAATATAGAGTTCTTTATGATAATACTATATCTCTTGGATATGATGTTTATACCAGTCAAGTGAAACATGGTTGTTCAAattccaatttaaaaaatagttaa